From Chloracidobacterium thermophilum B:
CCGCCATCTTTCAGCCGACGATCTGGGCCTCTGGCAGACGCTTGCCTTACAGGTCACAGAGTGCCGCTATTTTCTGGCCTCGCTCTACTGGCGTAGCGAGCGCACGGCTGATGCCATCATGACACTGGTTCAGGTGATGGACGTGCCGGGGATGCCGGAGCACATCCTGGCGCGCCTGTTGCTTGCGCGGGCCTACGGACAGCTCGGCGCGTGGGAGTATGCCCAGCCCCATCTGGAACGGCTGGCGGCGCTGACCGATTTCCAGGACGCGGCGGCCCGGCGTGCGCTGGAACGCCTCCGCAAAGCCAAAGCCCAGCCAAAGAGCAGCGATCTGTCGTCGGCCCGTGCCGACCTGCACACCGTGGTCACGGCCATTGAGCAGGCTTTCGTGGCCAGCCCGGCCGCCTACCGCGCGTTGACCCTGGGCCGTCACCTGCACGACCCGCTGGCCTATCTGGAGCTGGCGCATCTGTGCGAGGAGGAAGACACCCCGGAGGAACTGCGCGCCACCCTGCAGGAAGGGATTCGCGTGCGGGGCAACTTCTTCCCGGTTGCCTGGCTGGCACTTGGAGCGGAAGAAGAAGAGCGAGCGGCGGAACTCGAAGCGGCCGGCAAGGCGGCCGAGGCCCGGCAAGCCTGCCAGCGTGCCGCCGAGGCCTTTGCCACGGCGTTCGAGCAGCTTCAGCAGCTTGATTTTCAGCCGTTCCGCGATTTTGACCCGGAACGACTCACCACCCTGCGCCGGAAACTGGCGCAACATCGGGAACAGCCGTAGCTCTTTCCAGCACAAACAAGTCCTTTCCGCCGGGCACAAAAGGCACGTCAAATCCTGTCCGGCAGACAAAAAAGCGGTCACGCCCGCATCAGAGCGTGACCGCCGGAAATCAGGTCAGGCTACCCCGACCAGGTTTGAAGCCTAGCGCCGCCGTCCGGGAGCCGCCACAACCGGCGTCCGGGCAGGCGTCGTCGCCGTGGCGTCCTCGCCAGACGCGGCCTTCGGCGTCACAGGCTCATCGCGGACAACCCGCGCCGTCAGCTTGCCGTCGGCGTCAGGTACCACGTCAATGACCATCGTCCGAATCACCTGCCGCTGCGTCTCAACGCTTTCCGTCGTTGAGACGGGGCCGACAATCGCCAGCACATTCACCAGCAGGCGAATCGGACCGGTCGAAGGCACCCGCACCCGGAAGAAGACACTCGTGGACTGCCCTGCCGCCAGCGGGCTAATCGGCACACCAGTGCCAACCGGCGGCTGCCCGTTGAGCGTGGTCTGGATGGAGCCAGCCTGCCCGCCAGTGTAGGCACACGGCCCGAAGTAGTCATCCGCCGACGCCAACCGGTGTGGATTGGGCGACGCCAGAATGACGGCGTTCGGATTGGTGAAGTTCGGGAAGCCCAGCCCTGTCACCTGAATGGCGATGTTGGAGAGAGGTGCTGCACCAATGTTGGTCAGCAGCCCAACCAGCGTCGCCTGCAACGGATAGCCGGGGCAGCCAAACAGCGCCGTGGTTGCCGACGGGTAAATCAGCATCTGCACCTGCGAGTTGACGTTCGTTGGTGTTTGAATCACCACCCGCTTCGGGTCGTGGTCAGACAAGCGCCTGGGTGACAACGGATTGTTGCGGTCCACTTCCGGGAAATCCGCGTTGACCCGCGCCGTTTCAGAGAAGGCAATCCCCGCCAGA
This genomic window contains:
- a CDS encoding tetratricopeptide repeat protein, with product MKAKHARLVGGWLRGFLLVSLVLGHMALVYSAPVFQTIPRESVRWHYERALVLDAQGHTGRAIAALYRALDSAEEQRHALEVTIKAKLTETDRVALEQLERTARDRRLAGSSRQQQTQVELARAFDQLAARHLSADDLGLWQTLALQVTECRYFLASLYWRSERTADAIMTLVQVMDVPGMPEHILARLLLARAYGQLGAWEYAQPHLERLAALTDFQDAAARRALERLRKAKAQPKSSDLSSARADLHTVVTAIEQAFVASPAAYRALTLGRHLHDPLAYLELAHLCEEEDTPEELRATLQEGIRVRGNFFPVAWLALGAEEEERAAELEAAGKAAEARQACQRAAEAFATAFEQLQQLDFQPFRDFDPERLTTLRRKLAQHREQP